Proteins from one Oenanthe melanoleuca isolate GR-GAL-2019-014 chromosome 1, OMel1.0, whole genome shotgun sequence genomic window:
- the BLZF1 gene encoding golgin-45: protein MTSLEKVDDASAPIRGPGDGMETEQTAGSVEVITGANTASHHIHHSPRRKTVSSLSPGVLQLGKVHADKSVEIEAIRILVPKTAITHVVPTKNAKVAKSVGHKGDTCHQSDGTTDSKKEQIELKNAIEKLKNSEKRLLQDKEGLSNQLRIQTEVNRELKKLLVASVGDDLQYHFERMAREKNQLILENEVLGRNMAQLSEQLERMSIQCDVWRSKFLASRVMADELTNTRAILQRQTRDAQSAIQDLLNERDQFRQEMIDTHKLLEELMVSLQWGRQQTYYPSAQPYTTTELAAVNCKLSKAVSSHLLGNVGTNSPKKTSSVEFCNTPAEKMAEMMLRVLDPAAHPETSTEVSFSETSPSSFLSTKKSIGRFHPYTRYEDVTFNCCNHCQGELIAL, encoded by the exons ATGACATCTCTAGAAAAAG ttGATGATGCCTCGGCACCCATTCGAGGACCTGGAGATGGCATGGAAACAGAGCAAACAGCTGGATCAGTGGAAGTAATCACTGGAGCTAACACTGCAAGCCATCACATCCACCACAGCCCCCGCAGAAAGACAGTCTCTTCCCTGAGTCCTGGAGTTCTGCAGCTCGGGAAAGTACATGCAGATAAATCAGTGGAGATTGAAGCTATTAGAATATTAGTCCCCAAAACAGCCATCACCCATGTTGTTCCAACTAAAAATGCTAAGGTAGCTAAATCTGTGGGACACAAAGGAGACACATGCCATCAGTCAGATGGTACCACAGATTCCAAGAAAGAACAAATAGAGCTGAAAAATGCAATTGAAAAGCTAAAGAATTCAGAAAAGCGGTTGTTGCAGGATAAAGAAGGTCTCTCTAATCAGCTGCGTATACAGACAGAG GTCAATCGGGAGTTGAAGAAATTACTTGTTGCTTCTGTTGGGGATGATCTGCAGTATCACTTTGAACGGATGGCTCGTGAGAAGAATCAGCTCATCCTAGAAAATGAAGTCCTGGGCCGAAATATGGCTCAGCTCTCTGAACAGCTGGAGCGCATGTCTATACAATGTGATGTGTGGAGAAGCAAATTCTTAGCAAGCAG GGTGATGGCTGATGAGCTGACCAATACCAGAGCAATTCTTCAGCGCCAAACCAGGGATGCACAAAGTGCAATCCAGGACTTGTTGAATGAACGCGATCAGTTCCGTCAGGAGATGATTGACACACACAA gcTGCTGGAGGAACTCATGGTCTCTCTTCAGTGGGGGAGACAACAGACATACTATCCTAGTGCCCAGCCTTACACTACAACAGAGCTAGCAGCTGTGAATTGTAAGCTATCCAAAGCTGTAAGCTCACATCTTCTAGGAAATGTTGGCACTAACAGTCCAAAGAAGACTTCATCTGTGGAGTTTTGCAATACTCCTGCTGAGAAAATGGCTGAAATG ATGCTACGTGTACTGGATCCAGCTGCACATCCAGAAACATCAAcagaagtttctttttctgagacATCTccatcttctttcctttccacaAAGAAAAGTATTGGAAGGTTTCACCCATATACAAGATATGAAGATGTCACCTTCAATTGTTGCAATCACTGTCAAGGAGAGCTAATAGCCCTTTAA